The genomic interval TCTCTCCCTCTGGGAAAATCTATCCACCGAAAGGTAATAGTCTTCCTCTCCATCCTCTGCAAGCCCTCCTCCTCCTCTTTCCATGAAAAAGGATACCTGACCTGGGGGAAGATCTCCCGACGCCTCCAGGCCCATTCTAATGGCCTTAACGGCCCTATCCCTACAGGACCATATCCAGGAGGCCATAGGCGCTACAGCTCTGTCCACGAGAACGGTGGATCTGCCCGATACAAGAAGGGCCTTTTTATGGGCTATGGCCCTTCTGTATTCGGTCAGCCTGAGGGCGTACATCGGGTATATGACCGCACATAACACGTCCATAAACCTCCGTCTGACGGCGGGAGATCCCTCTATTAGCGCCATGTCCTCGGTTAAAAATGATAAAGTCGGTATTTTGAGCCTTATATTTGAACAGTTGCTCCTTTTATCGTCACACTTCATCGAACATCGAGAGGTAACTGAGGTCTGGACGGTTACCTCTTCTTCCCCTCCTGCTACTGCCTGGAGAAAACCTCTTTTATCGTCGCTGTCCCAGTTGACCATAGAGGACTTGGCGGCGGATTTAAAAGGTCCCCAACCGGAAAGTATATTCAGAGTTTCTATTAGATTAGTTTTACCGGACCCATTGGGACCCAACACTAAATTAAGCCCTGGGTTCCAGGATAACCTGGATAGAGCTATATTTTTAAAATTTTTTATCCCTGTCTCTTTAAAAAACACGATCTAAAAAGGTGACTCCTCGAACTCGTCCAGTCCATCTAGGTCGGAGCTTTTAAGTTTCATAGGCATCAGCATGTAGAGGAAATCGCTCTCTTTAGGCCTGAGCATCATCATCTGCCCTTCCTGGCCGTTGAAGGAAAGGGATACGCTATCTCCATGGAAGGCCTTTAGACCGTCTATCATGTAACCCACGTTAAAAGCGACTTTTAAAGGCTCTCCTTTTATTATTCCGTCCACCACTTCCCTGGCCTCACCTACGTCAGGTGCTTTACCCCAGAGATGGAGATCACCTCCAGGGGACAGGATAAGGACTACCATCCTGGTGCTGTCCCTTACGACTACGTCGACTCTTTCGAGGGCGGATATAAACTGAGATCTATCTATCTCCAAGGTGGTGGTTGTGTTCGGGCTTAGGATCCTCTCGTAGTTTGGAAATGTGGATTCCACCCTTCTGACGGAAAACTCTATGTTATCCGATGAAAAATAGCCTAGAGCTCCGTCTAAGGATATTTTTATGTTGCTCTCGACCTCTACCGAGGAGAGTATCCTCAAAAATTCCCTTATAGAGCTGAGAGGCAACAGCATATCCTGATCTTTTGAATCTTTATCGACGTATGCCTTTGAGAGTGAAAGCCTCCTTCCATCGGTAGATACGCAGTGAAACTCGCCGTTTTTTATCTGAAGAAGCTCCGCCCCAAGGTATTTGGGAAATTCCTCCCCCATATTCCCCGCTATTCCACCTTCGTCCAGTATCCTATGAAGCTCGTCTTTTGATATTTCGCAAAAGGAAGATGCCCCTGAGGAAGAGGGAAGTTTAGGAAATTCTTCCCATGGATAAGTTGAAAATCTGTATCTATTTCTGCCGGATATAAGAAGTCCTTTTCCGTTTTCGTCAACCTCTATATCGAATATAGAGGTTGATGCCTTTTTAAAAAGCTCTCCTACTACCTTCACGGGAAAGACGGTTTTTCCCGGTTCTTTTACGGTTATACCGTCTACGTAGGTTTTTATAGAGGTTTTCAGGTCTGTCGCTAGAAGTGTGGTTTTATCTCCCTCTGAATCCAGCAGTATTCCTGAAATGACGTTCATAGGGCTCTTCGATGCCGATACTCTCTCGGCCATTTGCCATGCTTTCATAAAGATATTTTTATCGATAGAGAGTTTCATATAGGGTTTTGCTCCTTTCGGATTTTGTGTTTGTGGATAAAATGCCCACTGTGGTTTTCTACTCTCTT from Dethiosulfovibrio salsuginis carries:
- the dnaN gene encoding DNA polymerase III subunit beta translates to MKLSIDKNIFMKAWQMAERVSASKSPMNVISGILLDSEGDKTTLLATDLKTSIKTYVDGITVKEPGKTVFPVKVVGELFKKASTSIFDIEVDENGKGLLISGRNRYRFSTYPWEEFPKLPSSSGASSFCEISKDELHRILDEGGIAGNMGEEFPKYLGAELLQIKNGEFHCVSTDGRRLSLSKAYVDKDSKDQDMLLPLSSIREFLRILSSVEVESNIKISLDGALGYFSSDNIEFSVRRVESTFPNYERILSPNTTTTLEIDRSQFISALERVDVVVRDSTRMVVLILSPGGDLHLWGKAPDVGEAREVVDGIIKGEPLKVAFNVGYMIDGLKAFHGDSVSLSFNGQEGQMMMLRPKESDFLYMLMPMKLKSSDLDGLDEFEESPF
- the recF gene encoding DNA replication/repair protein RecF (All proteins in this family for which functions are known are DNA-binding proteins that assist the filamentation of RecA onto DNA for the initiation of recombination or recombinational repair.); this encodes MFFKETGIKNFKNIALSRLSWNPGLNLVLGPNGSGKTNLIETLNILSGWGPFKSAAKSSMVNWDSDDKRGFLQAVAGGEEEVTVQTSVTSRCSMKCDDKRSNCSNIRLKIPTLSFLTEDMALIEGSPAVRRRFMDVLCAVIYPMYALRLTEYRRAIAHKKALLVSGRSTVLVDRAVAPMASWIWSCRDRAVKAIRMGLEASGDLPPGQVSFFMERGGGGLAEDGEEDYYLSVDRFSQRERGSIRPLVGPHRDDLKVLSGSMAASSVFSRGQRRRLSISLIVAAGWVIQTKLKKKPILLLDEVASELDPNGRRILVETLKNLKWQVIAATAEENVFDWPGAIWNADKGDFYRKEL